From Patescibacteria group bacterium, a single genomic window includes:
- a CDS encoding efflux RND transporter periplasmic adaptor subunit, with protein sequence MIKKFIKKHKIWTGIIIIVIAVIAYYVYKSFTGGQTTTQYIATAATQGTLITSVSGSGQVSASNQVDLSTKGSGAVTSISVKEGQTVTAGTVLLRIDATDATKAVRDAQINLESAQLSLAKMKAATDPLALLQAQNSLYQSQSSKQQAIDNLSKAYDDGFNSVSNAFLDLPTVMTGLTNVLLGNDSTLGGANQWNMDYYVDAVTNYEPQVKQFRDDAYAKYLTAKQAYDQNFTDYKAAGRFSSTSTIDALISESYNTSKSIADAIKSTNNLIQFYADTMREHSATPKAAADTQLTNLNSYTTKVNSHVSDLLGVEQTIQNNEESIISASQSIAEKTQSLADLQAGTDPLDLKAQELSVQQRQNSLNDARQQLADYSIKAPFTGVVAKVSVNVGDSISAGTAAITLLTSQKIAEIPLNEVDVSKVKVGQQVTLTFDALSDLTIAGTVLNIDTIGTVSQGVVTYNVKLGFDTQDSRVKSGMSVTANIITDSKQNVILVPNAAVKTSNGSSYVQLLINDAPQTQTVTVGLSNNTMTEIVSGVNVGDQVITQTITSNSATKTNTTKSSNSGGLGIPGIGGGGFGR encoded by the coding sequence ATGATCAAAAAATTTATAAAAAAACATAAAATCTGGACCGGTATAATAATTATTGTAATAGCAGTAATCGCCTATTACGTATATAAATCATTTACCGGCGGTCAAACTACTACCCAATATATAGCAACCGCTGCCACGCAAGGCACCCTCATAACCTCGGTAAGCGGCAGCGGGCAGGTTTCGGCCTCAAACCAGGTTGATCTTTCCACCAAGGGTTCCGGCGCCGTGACCTCCATTAGCGTTAAAGAAGGCCAAACAGTTACGGCCGGCACGGTTTTACTGCGTATAGATGCCACTGATGCCACCAAAGCCGTACGTGACGCGCAAATCAATTTAGAAAGCGCCCAGCTGTCGCTTGCAAAAATGAAAGCAGCGACCGACCCGCTGGCTTTGTTACAAGCACAAAATTCCCTTTATCAATCTCAATCCTCCAAACAACAGGCCATAGATAATCTAAGCAAGGCCTATGATGACGGATTCAATTCGGTCTCAAATGCTTTTCTTGATTTACCTACAGTAATGACCGGACTCACGAATGTGCTTTTAGGAAACGACAGTACTCTGGGCGGAGCCAACCAATGGAATATGGATTATTATGTAGACGCAGTGACAAATTATGAACCCCAAGTCAAACAATTCAGGGATGATGCTTACGCCAAATATTTAACCGCCAAACAAGCATACGATCAAAATTTTACGGATTATAAAGCCGCCGGCCGGTTTTCAAGCACCTCCACCATTGACGCCCTGATTTCAGAATCATACAACACTTCCAAATCCATTGCCGACGCCATAAAAAGCACTAACAATTTAATTCAATTTTATGCAGATACAATGCGTGAACACAGTGCCACTCCCAAAGCGGCTGCGGACACGCAATTGACAAATCTGAATTCCTACACCACCAAAGTAAATTCTCATGTCAGCGATTTGCTTGGTGTTGAGCAAACAATCCAAAATAATGAAGAATCTATTATTAGTGCCAGCCAATCAATTGCCGAAAAAACACAATCGCTCGCCGATTTACAAGCAGGCACAGACCCGCTTGATCTTAAGGCACAGGAATTATCCGTCCAGCAAAGACAAAACTCTCTAAATGATGCCAGGCAACAATTGGCCGATTATTCTATTAAAGCGCCCTTTACCGGAGTGGTTGCCAAAGTTTCCGTAAACGTTGGCGATTCAATTTCTGCGGGAACAGCCGCGATCACCTTGCTCACCTCGCAAAAAATCGCTGAAATTCCGCTAAACGAAGTGGACGTTTCCAAAGTGAAAGTCGGCCAGCAGGTCACGCTCACTTTTGATGCTCTGTCTGACTTAACCATTGCCGGAACTGTCTTAAATATTGATACCATCGGCACTGTCTCCCAAGGTGTCGTCACCTATAATGTTAAACTAGGTTTTGATACTCAAGATTCAAGGGTTAAATCGGGTATGAGTGTAACGGCCAACATCATAACCGACTCCAAACAAAACGTAATTCTGGTTCCTAACGCGGCCGTAAAAACCAGCAATGGATCATCTTATGTCCAATTACTAATAAATGACGCGCCACAAACACAGACAGTTACAGTTGGACTATCCAATAACACCATGACAGAAATTGTCAGTGGTGTTAATGTGGGCGACCAGGTAATCACCCAAACAATCACTTCAAACAGTGCCACAAAAACTAATACTACCAAAAGCAGTAATAGCGGCGGATTGGGCATTCCCGGTATAGGCGGAGGTGGCTTCGGCCGCTAA
- a CDS encoding Nramp family divalent metal transporter has translation MGKALNKIKRSLKIFGPGVITGAADDDPSGIATYTQTGAQFGYGQLWTALLTLPFLTAIQEACARIGAATGKGLAKIIKENYSKKVLYAVVLLVLVANTINIGADIGAMAAATRLIIPINFTILTLGFTVLILILEIFTSYKVYSRILKWLALTLLAYPITVFIVSQPWKEIAVATFLPHIEFSFAFFFIITGVLGTTISPYMFFWEASEEVEEEKSKHLLRKDNQPAITGRFLKRLRWDNFIGMFASQFATWCIIVVAATVLHQNGITNVSTAADAAKALEPLVQTFPYAGLLAKIIFAVGIIGLGLLGIPVLSGSAAYAFSEAVNWKEGLNLKLKKAHGFYGVITIATLVGLIINYLGIDPIKALIFTAVFNGVTSVPLIYLIAKVARNKKVMGEHRSGGLSNTLVWLTFCIMAASALAMFYSILLPFIQK, from the coding sequence ATGGGCAAAGCTCTAAATAAAATCAAACGCTCCCTAAAAATTTTCGGTCCGGGAGTAATCACCGGCGCGGCCGACGATGATCCGTCCGGCATTGCCACTTACACTCAAACCGGAGCGCAATTCGGTTACGGCCAACTTTGGACAGCCCTGTTAACACTCCCCTTTTTAACGGCCATTCAAGAGGCCTGCGCGCGCATCGGCGCCGCCACCGGCAAGGGTTTGGCCAAAATAATCAAAGAAAATTACAGCAAAAAAGTATTATACGCGGTGGTCTTGCTGGTTCTGGTCGCCAACACCATCAATATCGGCGCTGACATCGGCGCCATGGCCGCGGCCACCCGGCTGATTATTCCAATTAACTTCACCATTTTGACGCTCGGTTTTACCGTGTTGATTTTAATTTTGGAGATTTTCACTTCCTATAAAGTATACTCGCGCATCTTAAAATGGCTGGCTTTAACTTTGCTGGCTTACCCGATAACGGTTTTTATTGTCAGTCAGCCCTGGAAAGAAATTGCGGTGGCCACTTTTTTGCCGCACATTGAATTCAGTTTTGCTTTCTTCTTTATCATCACCGGAGTTCTGGGCACAACCATTTCTCCCTATATGTTTTTTTGGGAGGCCTCCGAAGAAGTTGAAGAAGAAAAATCCAAACATCTCTTGCGTAAAGATAACCAACCCGCCATCACCGGTCGATTTCTTAAAAGATTACGCTGGGATAACTTTATCGGCATGTTTGCCTCACAGTTTGCAACCTGGTGCATCATCGTCGTGGCCGCAACGGTTTTACATCAAAATGGCATTACCAATGTCAGCACCGCGGCCGACGCGGCCAAGGCCTTGGAACCACTGGTGCAAACATTCCCCTACGCCGGCCTTCTGGCCAAAATTATTTTCGCCGTCGGCATTATCGGCTTGGGACTGTTAGGCATTCCGGTATTATCCGGTTCGGCCGCTTATGCTTTTTCCGAGGCCGTCAATTGGAAAGAAGGGTTGAATTTAAAATTAAAAAAAGCCCATGGTTTTTACGGAGTTATCACCATCGCTACGCTGGTGGGGCTGATTATTAATTATCTTGGCATTGATCCGATTAAGGCCCTGATTTTTACCGCTGTTTTCAACGGCGTAACTTCCGTGCCGCTCATATATCTGATCGCCAAAGTTGCCAGAAACAAAAAAGTGATGGGTGAACATAGAAGCGGCGGGCTTTCTAACACGCTTGTCTGGCTGACATTTTGCATTATGGCCGCTTCGGCCCTGGCCATGTTTTATTCTATTCTATTGCCTTTTATCCAGAAATGA
- a CDS encoding metal ABC transporter ATP-binding protein has protein sequence MSVNCKNIIELHNVSFSYGQTLVLKNITLNICHGDYLGMIGPNGSGKTTLLKVMLGLLKPSAGEVKLFDKPINKFRDWSKLGYVPQKAINFDPLFPATVWEITAMGRYGKKGLLRGLDKKDDAIIAKALRQVEMLEYKDRLIGDLSAGQEQRVFIARALSGEPEILFLDEPTVGVDVKNQEEFYALLKNLNKQLGLTLIFVSHDLDVVTHEATKLACVNQSLIYHGEPKQFIKGDYLQKLYGENVRLILHDH, from the coding sequence ATGTCAGTAAATTGTAAAAATATAATTGAATTGCACAATGTGTCATTCTCCTATGGCCAGACCTTGGTGTTAAAAAATATCACTTTAAATATCTGCCATGGCGATTATCTGGGCATGATCGGCCCTAACGGCAGCGGTAAAACCACTCTGCTTAAAGTGATGCTCGGGCTCTTAAAGCCCAGCGCCGGCGAGGTTAAGCTTTTTGACAAACCTATAAATAAATTTAGGGACTGGTCCAAGCTGGGGTATGTGCCGCAAAAAGCCATAAACTTTGATCCGCTTTTTCCGGCCACGGTTTGGGAAATCACGGCCATGGGCAGATACGGGAAAAAAGGCCTTTTGCGCGGACTGGATAAAAAAGATGATGCCATTATTGCCAAGGCCTTGCGCCAGGTGGAAATGCTGGAATATAAGGACAGATTAATCGGTGATTTGTCGGCCGGACAAGAGCAGCGCGTTTTTATCGCCCGGGCGCTCTCCGGTGAGCCGGAGATATTATTTCTTGACGAACCCACGGTCGGCGTTGATGTAAAAAATCAGGAAGAATTTTACGCGTTACTGAAAAATTTAAACAAACAGCTGGGGTTAACCCTGATTTTTGTGTCGCATGATTTAGACGTGGTTACTCACGAAGCCACTAAATTGGCTTGCGTCAATCAATCTTTGATCTATCACGGCGAACCGAAGCAGTTTATTAAAGGCGATTATCTGCAAAAATTATACGGAGAAAACGTGCGTCTGATTTTACACGATCACTAA
- a CDS encoding VOC family protein, which produces MGNRIIHFEVQADDIDRAKNFYEKTFGWKIEKMMDEKDGGEMNYWGLSTGPEGTPGINGGLYKRSDGENKIYTYDCTIMVENLDKAIADVKNNGGKITHEKSEIPEVGWFARGIDTEGNTFGLMQPTGWKPK; this is translated from the coding sequence ATGGGAAATCGCATTATACATTTTGAAGTTCAGGCCGACGATATCGATAGGGCTAAAAATTTTTATGAAAAAACTTTTGGCTGGAAAATTGAAAAGATGATGGACGAAAAAGACGGCGGCGAAATGAATTATTGGGGGCTCTCTACCGGGCCGGAAGGCACGCCGGGAATTAACGGCGGATTATACAAACGGTCAGATGGTGAAAATAAAATTTATACCTATGACTGCACCATCATGGTGGAAAACTTGGACAAAGCGATAGCAGACGTCAAAAATAACGGCGGAAAAATCACGCATGAAAAATCTGAAATTCCGGAAGTGGGATGGTTCGCGCGCGGCATTGATACCGAAGGCAATACCTTTGGCTTAATGCAACCGACGGGATGGAAACCGAAATAA
- a CDS encoding cold shock domain-containing protein gives MKGAIKTIIGDKNFGFITPEDGSKDIFFHATSLSGVEFSQLKAGDVVNFDVEDSEKGPRAANVTLAA, from the coding sequence ATGAAAGGTGCAATCAAAACCATTATTGGAGACAAAAATTTTGGTTTTATCACTCCTGAAGACGGTAGCAAAGATATTTTCTTTCATGCCACCTCACTTTCAGGTGTTGAATTCAGCCAGTTAAAAGCCGGCGATGTAGTAAACTTTGACGTCGAAGATTCTGAAAAAGGACCTCGCGCCGCCAATGTGACCTTAGCCGCTTAA
- a CDS encoding RNA polymerase sigma factor encodes MPDLHSDEQLVAAFLTGDEAALNILIQRYTARVYNFVAQYIGHGQDAEDTTQETFIKVWKGLRRFDTTKKFKPWLFQIAKNTAIDFLRKRKLPILTTVVDDDENAINPVDVLSDQTPLPLEQMAVVERAAIIQKALNLLPNIYSTVINLYYLEELTLAEIAEVLSESLDTIKSRHRRALIKLRELIPKGEQ; translated from the coding sequence ATGCCAGATCTACACTCGGATGAACAACTCGTAGCCGCTTTTTTGACCGGCGATGAAGCCGCTCTAAATATTTTAATACAAAGATATACCGCCCGGGTATATAATTTTGTGGCACAATATATCGGCCACGGGCAGGACGCCGAAGACACCACCCAGGAAACATTCATCAAGGTTTGGAAGGGCCTGCGCCGATTTGATACGACAAAAAAATTCAAGCCCTGGCTGTTTCAAATTGCCAAAAATACAGCCATTGACTTTCTTCGCAAACGCAAGCTACCCATATTGACCACTGTTGTTGATGATGACGAAAACGCCATCAATCCGGTAGATGTGCTGTCGGATCAAACGCCCCTGCCGCTTGAACAGATGGCTGTAGTTGAACGCGCGGCCATAATCCAAAAAGCCCTTAATTTACTGCCCAACATATATAGTACGGTGATAAATTTATATTACCTGGAAGAGCTGACGCTCGCGGAAATTGCGGAAGTTCTGTCAGAATCACTGGACACGATAAAAAGCCGCCACCGCCGCGCTCTCATCAAACTCCGAGAATTGATACCCAAGGGTGAACAATAA
- a CDS encoding metal ABC transporter permease codes for MLDIFHYGFIIRGLEAGLLIGAVAPLIGIFLVLRRYSLIADTLSHVSLAGVAIALLLKINPLLTMLGVSTVSAVVIERLRVSKKLYGESALSIFLSGGLALAIVLIGLAHGFSVDLFSYLFGSIVTVKPFDISVILILSFIIFVILISFFKELISISFDEEVAKTSGIPVGFLNIVFIILAASVIAVAIPIIGILLISALLVIPVVTALQLKKSFRKTLFWAEIISLGSVLLGILASFYLNISSGGAIVLIMLMVFVCVLLFRFPSRRLH; via the coding sequence ATGCTGGATATATTTCATTACGGTTTTATTATCAGGGGACTGGAAGCGGGGCTCCTCATCGGCGCGGTCGCGCCGCTTATCGGGATATTTTTGGTTTTGCGCCGGTATTCTCTAATTGCCGACACGCTTTCGCATGTTTCTTTGGCCGGAGTAGCTATCGCGCTGTTGTTAAAAATAAATCCACTGCTGACAATGCTGGGCGTGTCAACCGTATCGGCGGTGGTCATTGAACGCCTGCGGGTCAGTAAAAAACTTTATGGTGAGAGCGCGCTGTCTATATTTTTATCGGGCGGTCTGGCGCTGGCGATTGTGTTAATCGGCTTGGCCCACGGTTTTAGCGTGGACTTGTTCAGCTATCTTTTTGGCAGTATTGTTACGGTTAAGCCGTTTGATATTTCCGTTATCTTGATTTTAAGCTTCATTATCTTTGTTATTTTGATTTCTTTTTTTAAGGAATTGATCAGTATTTCTTTTGACGAGGAAGTAGCAAAAACCAGCGGCATTCCGGTCGGATTTTTAAATATTGTCTTTATAATCCTGGCCGCTTCCGTGATTGCGGTGGCCATTCCCATTATCGGCATTTTGCTGATTTCGGCCCTCTTGGTTATTCCGGTTGTCACCGCCCTCCAGCTTAAAAAAAGTTTTAGAAAAACTTTATTCTGGGCGGAAATAATTTCGCTCGGTTCAGTGCTCCTCGGTATCCTTGCTTCCTTCTATCTCAATATATCTTCGGGCGGAGCAATCGTTTTGATAATGCTTATGGTTTTTGTCTGCGTGCTGTTATTTCGGTTTCCATCCCGTCGGTTGCATTAA
- a CDS encoding metal ABC transporter substrate-binding protein produces MKFRYLIILAVFGALVFYFYKFHPVKNSTETGVVTSFYPLYFFTTQIAGDKASVYNITPAGAEPHDYEPTTQDVARIEDSKLLIINGGKLEPWGDSMTASLKGSQTTVVVAGNNGVGDPHVWLDPVLAKNEVAAILNGLTVAFPTNADYYKTNAQNLENKLDALDAEYRTGLSSCQKKDFVTAHAAFGYLAKEYGLNQVAISGISPDEEPSPQKLTEVADFVKTNNIKYIFFESLTSPKLSDTIARETGAQTLVLNPLEGLTNAEISQGKNYFTVMTDNLNNLRIALQCQ; encoded by the coding sequence ATGAAGTTTCGGTACTTAATAATTTTAGCGGTTTTTGGGGCCTTAGTTTTTTATTTTTATAAATTTCATCCTGTTAAAAACAGCACGGAAACAGGTGTGGTCACTTCTTTTTATCCTTTGTATTTTTTTACCACCCAGATTGCGGGTGACAAAGCGAGCGTGTACAATATAACTCCGGCCGGAGCCGAACCGCACGATTATGAACCAACCACGCAAGATGTAGCCAGAATAGAAGACAGTAAACTTTTGATCATTAATGGCGGAAAACTGGAACCTTGGGGTGATAGCATGACGGCTTCGTTAAAGGGATCCCAGACAACCGTGGTTGTGGCTGGAAATAACGGCGTAGGGGATCCGCATGTGTGGCTGGATCCGGTATTGGCCAAAAATGAAGTTGCGGCTATCTTAAACGGTTTGACTGTCGCTTTCCCGACAAACGCGGACTATTACAAAACCAACGCGCAAAATTTAGAAAATAAATTGGATGCGCTTGATGCCGAGTACCGCACTGGGTTAAGTAGTTGCCAAAAAAAAGATTTTGTCACCGCGCACGCGGCCTTTGGCTATTTGGCGAAGGAGTACGGCTTAAACCAGGTTGCCATTTCCGGTATTTCACCCGATGAAGAGCCGTCGCCGCAAAAATTGACCGAAGTTGCCGATTTCGTAAAGACCAATAATATTAAATATATTTTTTTTGAAAGTTTGACGAGTCCGAAATTGTCAGATACGATCGCGCGCGAAACCGGCGCGCAAACGCTGGTGTTAAATCCGCTTGAGGGTTTGACCAACGCGGAAATCAGTCAAGGAAAAAATTATTTTACGGTGATGACGGATAATTTAAATAATTTAAGAATTGCTTTGCAATGTCAGTAA
- a CDS encoding ABC transporter ATP-binding protein, which yields MIECKDIVKIYKTGEEETIVLKNVSFKIKDGEFVAIMGPSGSGKSTLMHILGALDSPSSGTYLLDDQDVSHLADDELAEIRNKKIGFVFQSYNLLPRATVLRNVTMSLMYAGVPRDQREKKAKHALLAAGLAEDRWNHLSNQLSGGQMQRVAIARALVNNPSIILADEPTGNLDTKTGDVVMATFQELNKKHDSTIVLITHEHDVALHAKRIIHLRDGEIIKDEIIEKPRIAHATV from the coding sequence ATGATTGAATGCAAAGATATTGTTAAAATTTATAAAACCGGTGAAGAAGAAACAATTGTCCTTAAAAATGTTTCCTTTAAAATAAAGGACGGCGAATTTGTGGCCATTATGGGACCATCCGGATCTGGAAAATCAACCCTGATGCATATTTTGGGCGCGCTTGACTCCCCTTCGAGCGGCACCTATTTGCTTGACGATCAAGATGTGTCACACTTAGCAGACGACGAACTGGCAGAAATCAGAAACAAAAAGATCGGCTTTGTCTTTCAGAGTTATAATCTTCTACCCCGAGCCACAGTTTTGCGCAACGTAACCATGTCTTTAATGTATGCCGGCGTACCGCGCGATCAGCGAGAAAAAAAAGCCAAACACGCGCTCCTGGCAGCCGGACTGGCCGAAGACAGGTGGAATCATTTATCAAACCAGCTTTCCGGTGGACAGATGCAAAGAGTGGCCATTGCCCGGGCCTTAGTTAATAATCCGTCCATAATTTTGGCGGATGAACCAACCGGAAATTTGGATACAAAAACCGGAGACGTAGTAATGGCAACTTTTCAGGAATTAAACAAAAAACATGATTCCACCATCGTACTAATTACTCATGAACATGATGTGGCTTTGCATGCCAAACGCATTATTCATTTAAGAGACGGGGAAATTATCAAGGATGAAATAATTGAGAAACCCCGCATAGCTCACGCGACAGTATGA
- a CDS encoding ABC transporter permease: MNTSDLLEETFLAITANKIRSGLTVLGIVIGISSVIAMISIGQGSQASIESSIQSIGSNLILVTPGFSRGVGTTVRSARGSASTLTQADADAIANEITTAKAVAPEVSSRYQITAKGTNTNTSVDGVTSIYPQVRNVQIDLGSFISDQNVQSMSKVAVLGPTTRDDLFGEGTDPTGQTIRINNSEYTVIGVTKSKGGSGFGSSDDIIYIPITTAQRYLSGDTSVSTINVQANDEKSMAAIQQQITDLLLQRHNITDSSLADFQVMNQTDIAATASSVTNTFTTLLAAIAGISLIVGGIGIMNMMLTTVTERTREIGLRKAIGAKKNNISLQFLTESVMLTFFGGVVGVFLGWILAVIISKFAGIATSISWYAVALAFGVSALIGIIFGYYPARRAAGLNPIEALRYE; this comes from the coding sequence ATGAATACTTCTGATTTACTTGAAGAAACATTTTTGGCGATTACGGCCAATAAAATTAGATCCGGATTGACTGTTCTTGGTATTGTCATCGGCATTAGCTCGGTTATTGCCATGATTTCCATTGGCCAAGGATCACAGGCCTCAATTGAATCCAGCATTCAATCAATCGGGTCAAATTTAATTTTGGTTACGCCCGGATTTTCCAGAGGAGTCGGCACCACCGTACGCTCGGCCAGAGGGTCTGCCAGTACGCTCACACAGGCGGATGCCGATGCCATTGCCAACGAAATAACCACGGCTAAGGCGGTGGCGCCTGAGGTCTCAAGCCGCTATCAAATCACGGCCAAAGGAACAAACACCAATACTTCGGTTGATGGGGTCACCTCTATTTATCCGCAAGTGCGCAATGTCCAGATTGACCTTGGCTCTTTTATTTCTGACCAAAACGTACAGAGTATGTCTAAGGTGGCGGTGTTAGGTCCAACCACCAGAGATGATTTGTTCGGTGAGGGAACTGACCCAACCGGCCAAACTATACGCATAAACAATTCCGAATACACTGTCATCGGCGTCACCAAATCAAAAGGCGGCTCCGGGTTTGGCAGCTCGGATGATATTATTTACATCCCGATCACCACGGCACAAAGGTACCTAAGCGGTGACACCTCTGTCTCCACTATTAATGTTCAGGCCAACGATGAAAAATCAATGGCCGCCATACAACAACAAATTACTGATTTATTACTACAAAGACACAACATTACTGATTCTTCGCTGGCCGATTTTCAGGTCATGAATCAGACAGATATCGCGGCAACCGCCTCCTCGGTCACCAATACCTTTACCACCTTGCTCGCGGCTATTGCCGGTATCTCCCTGATTGTCGGTGGCATCGGCATTATGAATATGATGCTTACCACCGTCACTGAACGCACGCGAGAAATCGGACTGCGCAAAGCGATTGGCGCCAAAAAAAATAATATCAGTTTGCAATTTTTAACCGAGTCGGTGATGCTTACTTTTTTTGGCGGGGTTGTGGGTGTATTCCTTGGCTGGATATTGGCAGTGATCATTTCCAAATTTGCCGGTATTGCCACCTCTATATCTTGGTACGCCGTGGCCCTGGCCTTTGGGGTTTCGGCTTTGATTGGCATTATATTCGGTTATTACCCGGCGCGCCGAGCCGCGGGGTTAAATCCAATTGAGGCCCTACGATACGAATAA
- a CDS encoding DedA family protein, translating into MISTIIGYLVSFVVSVIGATGYAGIFGLMLVESCGIPMPSEAIMPFSGFLVATGHLNFWLVALVGTLGNLAGSLLAYFIGYKGGRPLIEKYGKYFLISRHDLDKADHWFKNYGEATVLVGRLLPVIRTYISFPAGIAEMNLKKFVLFTFIGAFPWAVLFTWLGIKLQNNWTLIQEKLHNFDLLMLVIVIIFVALYIWRHLKHRSKSAHSAGSGDQLN; encoded by the coding sequence ATGATCTCAACAATAATCGGATATTTAGTCAGTTTTGTTGTCAGCGTCATCGGCGCCACCGGCTATGCCGGTATTTTTGGTTTAATGTTGGTTGAAAGTTGCGGTATACCGATGCCCTCGGAAGCTATAATGCCTTTTTCTGGATTTTTAGTGGCTACCGGTCATTTAAATTTTTGGTTGGTTGCCTTGGTCGGAACACTGGGGAATTTAGCCGGTTCGTTGCTTGCCTATTTTATCGGTTACAAAGGCGGTCGGCCTTTAATTGAAAAGTACGGAAAATATTTTTTAATATCAAGACACGATCTGGATAAAGCCGATCATTGGTTTAAAAATTATGGAGAAGCCACTGTGTTGGTGGGGCGTTTGCTGCCGGTAATTAGAACCTATATTTCTTTTCCGGCCGGAATCGCGGAAATGAATCTGAAGAAGTTTGTTTTATTTACGTTTATCGGCGCCTTTCCGTGGGCCGTGCTCTTTACCTGGCTGGGAATTAAATTACAAAATAATTGGACATTAATTCAGGAAAAATTGCACAACTTTGATTTGTTGATGTTGGTTATAGTTATTATTTTCGTCGCTTTGTATATTTGGCGACACCTCAAGCACAGATCAAAATCCGCGCACAGTGCTGGAAGCGGGGACCAATTGAATTGA
- a CDS encoding CxxC-x17-CxxC domain-containing protein — protein MGNFNRDGGRNFGKGGGNRPMFKATCSKCGNECEVPFRPTGDRPVFCNNCFKAQGGNAGGGRPERSFGGNRPKFTPSHNTGGNNNPAQFKSQFDALNAKLDNILKILTPTPAAAKTKTTAKKPAKKAAAKKKK, from the coding sequence ATGGGCAATTTTAATCGGGATGGCGGCCGAAATTTTGGTAAAGGCGGCGGCAACAGGCCAATGTTTAAAGCCACTTGCAGTAAGTGCGGTAATGAATGCGAAGTGCCTTTCAGGCCAACCGGCGACAGGCCAGTTTTTTGCAACAACTGTTTTAAAGCTCAAGGCGGAAACGCCGGCGGCGGCAGACCAGAAAGAAGTTTTGGCGGTAACAGGCCAAAATTTACCCCCAGCCATAATACCGGCGGCAACAATAATCCCGCTCAATTTAAGTCACAATTTGACGCATTAAACGCCAAATTGGACAATATTCTAAAAATACTGACCCCGACCCCGGCCGCAGCTAAGACAAAAACTACTGCTAAGAAACCGGCTAAAAAGGCGGCTGCCAAAAAGAAAAAGTAG